The region GAAATAATACATTAGAATCAATACAATAGGTGCCAGTATTTATTTCATTAATTGCTCTTTGTTCTTGTGTAGCATCTTTTTCCTCCACAATACCCATGACTTCACCGTTACCAGAACGAACAATTCTACCGTAACCAGTTGGATCCTCAACATAAGCAGATAATACAGTAACCTGATTTCCCTCGCCAATATGATGTGAATAAAGGGATTGGATAGTAGTAGGCCTAAATAACGGCATATCACCGCACATAATAAGGCATGGGCCAGAATATTCCCTAAGATTCGGCATGGCACAACTAACAGCATGAGCCGTACCAAGCTGCTCCTCCTGATAGACTATTTGGGGTGACCACTTTGAGATATGAGGTTCAATCTCTTTTGCTCCGTGCCCAAGTACAACAATAATCCTCTTTATGCCAGCTTGAGACAACACTTCTAACGGATAATAAATCAATGGACGATCAAGCAATCTGTGAAGTACCTTGGGTTTGGAAGACCGCATCCTAGTACCTTTTCCTGCAGCTAGGACAATTGCAAAAAAACAGGAATAGTCGACCACTTAGCCCCTCCTAAAATAAAAAAGGGCAAGCTTGAGCTTGCCCTTTACTTCTTCTTTTTTTTTAACTAGCTGTGTTGGGCTACC is a window of Dissulfuribacter thermophilus DNA encoding:
- a CDS encoding bifunctional UDP-N-acetylglucosamine diphosphorylase/glucosamine-1-phosphate N-acetyltransferase GlmU; its protein translation is MVDYSCFFAIVLAAGKGTRMRSSKPKVLHRLLDRPLIYYPLEVLSQAGIKRIIVVLGHGAKEIEPHISKWSPQIVYQEEQLGTAHAVSCAMPNLREYSGPCLIMCGDMPLFRPTTIQSLYSHHIGEGNQVTVLSAYVEDPTGYGRIVRSGNGEVMGIVEEKDATQEQRAINEINTGTYCIDSNVLFHFLSMIENKNKQKEFYLTDIVTLARNFEMKVNALPLDDPSEAIGVNSRNDLAFAESVLLDRVRKRHMENGVTMIMPDSIYIGLDVTIEKDVTIGPFAVIKGNSIIREGAQISAFSYIENSEILKHELVPPFSKKVL